The Chanodichthys erythropterus isolate Z2021 chromosome 14, ASM2448905v1, whole genome shotgun sequence genome window below encodes:
- the LOC137035621 gene encoding sterol 26-hydroxylase, mitochondrial-like, with the protein MAVRFAWSSAERRIGFGLLRPKTATTDIRRGAVGNAAASVTVQDSHGKLKTVADLPEITTFRMLYRLIFKGYMNRMHELQLYEKQLYGSLYKVNAGNFQSISINSVDLLEELLRKDEKFPCRGDMTLWTEYRDMRGIGYGPFTEEGEKWYKLRAVLNKRMLHPKDSVQYGDVVNAVVTDFIKRIYYLREMSPTGDLVPNLTNELYRFSLEGISSILFETRIGCLEKEIPAETQDFINSIAQMFTYSMPVVVLPKWTRNYLPFWQWYLNGWEGIFRFAGKMIDMKMEAIQRRVDANQEVAGEYLTYLLSSVKMSSKDVYGSISELLLAGVDTTSNTIMWALYLLSRDPEAQEALYQDVTRVLKGDRVPSAQEVNNMPYLKAVIKETLRMYPVVPMNSRLIAENDVVIGGHFFPKKTTFTLCHYAISHDEKVFPEPRKFKPDRWLRDGRTRPNPFGSIPFGFGVRGCVGRRIAELEMHLALARLIKLFEIRPDPTVGEVQSVNRTVLGPDRQVNLHFVERPKTHEA; encoded by the exons ATGGCTGTTCGTTTTGCATGGAGCTCTGCAGAAAGAAGGATTGGATTTGGTCTTCTGAGGCCCAAGACAGCGACCACGGACATCAGGAGAGGGGCAGTGGGTAATGCTGCTGCTTCTGTCACTGTCCAGGACAGCCACGGGAAGCTCAAGACTGTGGCTGACCTCCCAGAGATCACAACATTTAGGATGCTGTACAGACTGATCTTTAAAGGGTACATGAATCGCATGCATGAGCTACAG TTATATGAAAAGCAGCTTTATGGCTCCTTGTACAAAGTGAATGCTGGAAACTTCCAATCCATTTCAATAAACAGTGTGGACTTACTGGAGGAACTCCTTAGAAAAGATGAGAAGTTTCCTTGCAGAGGAGACATGACTCTGTGGACAGAGTATCGTGACATGAGAGGCATCGGCTACGGTCCTTTCACAGA AGAAGGAGAGAAATGGTACAAACTGCGGGCAGTGCTGAACAAACGCATGCTGCATCCAAAGGACTCTGTTCAGTATGGAGATGTGGTCAATGCGGTGGTCACAGACTTCATCAAACGGATTTACTATCTGCGGGAAATGAGCCCCACTGGTGATCTTGTCCCTAACTTGACCAATGAGCTTTACCGCTTCTCCCTTGAAG GAATCTCATCTATTCTGTTTGAGACACGCATTGGCTGCCTGGAGAAAGAGATTCCTGCCGAGACACAAGATTTCATTAATTCTATTGCACAAATGTTCACCTACAGCATGCCTGTGGTGGTGCTGCCCAAATGGACTCGCAATTACTTGCCATTTTGGCAGTGGTACCTCAATGGCTGGGAGGGCATATTCAGATTCG CCGGAAAGATGATTGACATGAAGATGGAGGCCATTCAGAGGCGTGTGGATGCAAATCAGGAGGTTGCCGGGGAGTATCTCACCTATCTGCTTTCCAGTGTTAAGATGAGCAGTAAAGACGTTTATGGAAGCATTTCTGAGCTGCTGTTGGCTGGAGTGGACACA ACCTCCAACACCATAATGTGGGCACTGTATCTCCTCTCAAGAGATCCAGAAGCTCAAGAGGCTCTATATCAGGATGTAACCAGAGTCTTAAAGGGTGACAGAGTCCCATCAGCACAGGAAGTGAACAACATGCCTTACCTCAAAGCTGTCATCAAGGAAACACTAAG GATGTATCCTGTGGTGCCTATGAATTCTCGTCTTATTGCAGAAAATGATGTTGTCATTGGTGGACACTTTTTCCCTAAAAAG acaaCATTCACTCTGTGCCACTATGCAATCAGCCATGATGAGAAAGTCTTCCCAGAACCACGAAAGTTTAAACCTGACCGCTGGCTCCGAGATGGCAGAACAAGACCCAACCCATTTGGGTCAATCCCGTTTGGCTTTGGAGTCAGAGGCTGTGTTGGCCGTCGCATTGCTGAATTAGAGATGCATCTGGCTTTGGCAAGG CTAATCAAGTTGTTTGAAATCAGACCGGACCCAACTGTAGGTGAGGTTCAGTCAGTCAATCGCACAGTGCTTGGGCCAGACAGACAGGTTAACCTCCACTTTGTGGAGAGACCGAAGACACATGAAGCATAG
- the bcs1l gene encoding mitochondrial chaperone BCS1 has protein sequence MTLSDFIGALKDNPYFGAGFGLVGIGTALAVARKGAQFGMIFFRRNYMITLEVPSRDKSYHWLLSWITKHAKHTQHLSVETSYMQHESGRVHTQFDFHPSPGNHIIWYGRKWIRVERTREKQMVDLHTGTPWESVTFTALGRDRQIFFNILQEARELALKQEEGRTVMYTALGAEWRPFGFPRRRRPLSSVVLENGLAERIVDDVKEFIGNPKWYTDRGIPYRRGYLLYGPPGCGKSSFITALAGELGYSICLMSLSDRSLSDDRLNHLLSVAPQQSIILLEDVDAAFVSRELQPTENPLAFQGMGRLTFSGLLNALDGVASSEARIVFMTTNFIDRLDPALVRPGRVDLKQYVGHCSHWQLTQMFRRFYPQESAAEAERFAEQALAAHTDLSAAQVQGHFMLYKTDPAGSIKNIAEIKQ, from the exons ATGAccctgtcagatttcattggagCCCTGAAGGACAACCCTTACTTTGGGGCAGGATTTGGGCTAGTTGGTATTGGCACAGCACTTGCAGTTGCCAGAAAAGGGGCACAGTTTGGCATGATCTTTTTTAGGAGAAATTACATGATCACACTGGAGGTCCCCAGCAGAGATAAAAGTTATCACTGGCTCTTAAGCTGGATCACTAAACATGCCAAACACACCCAGCATCTGAGTGTTGAGACCTCATATATGCAGCATGAGAGTGGGCGAGTCCATACGCAGTTTGATTTCCATCCAAGTCCAGGCAACCATATAATTTG GTATGGCAGGAAGTGGATCAGAGTGGAGAGGACCAGGGAAAAGCAGATGGTGGACCTGCACACTGGAACACCCTGGGAGTCTGTCACCTTCACTGCTCTGGGCAGAGACCGGCAGATATTCTTCAACATACTTCAAGAAG CACGTGAACTTGCTTTAAAGCAGGAAGAGGGCCGGACTGTGATGTACACTGCACTTGGAGCGGAGTGGAGGCCATTCGGGTTTCCAAGGCGACGACGACCCCTGTCTTCTGTAGTGCTGGAGAATGGTTTGGCGGAGAGGATTGTGGATGATGTAAAAGAATTCATAGGCAATCCTAAGTGGTACACTGACAgag GCATTCCATATAGGAGGGGCTATCTACTATATGGACCCCCAGGCTGTGGAAAGAGCAGCTTTAT AACTGCGCTGGCAGGTGAGCTGGGTTACAGCATCTGTCTGATGAGTCTCAGTGACCGCAGCCTGTCTGACGATCGCCTCAACCACCTGCTGAGTGTCGCTCCGCAGCAAAGCATCATCCTGCTAGAGGACGTGGATGCAGCCTTCGTCAGCCGGGAGCTTCAGCCCACAGAGA ATCCATTGGCTTTTCAGGGTATGGGAAGGCTCACTTTCAGTGGACTTTTGAACGCTCTGGATGGAGTTGCATCTTCAGAGGCCCGAATTGTGTTTATGACAACTAATTTCATTGACAG ACTGGATCCGGCTCTTGTCCGACCTGGCCGTGTTGATCTGAAGCAGTACGTGGGCCACTGCTCTCACTGGCAGCTGACTCAGATGTTCCGGAGGTTTTACCCTCAGGAGTCTGCGGCCGAGGCGGAGAGGTTCGCCGAGCAGGCGCTGGCAGCACACACAGACCTCAGCGCCGCTCAGGTACAAGGACACTTTATGCTCTACAAGACAGACCCGGCTGGCTCCATCAAAAACATTGCAGAGATCAAGCAGTGA
- the znf142 gene encoding zinc finger protein 142, whose product MDQQEPGCDAEQLMHVENDATVLSHLKETDMPVQPRSRKSVAKKLKASTKKGKKSASITHGKSPSKVGHVAEGTEHMFRTHICSECRRCFKTRSHLIEHMRIHFPDPTLQCPTCKHYFTSKSKLRIHMLRETGQKLHQCHLCEYGAVERNSLRRHLASVHGHQEDDIPNGELFKCPTCQKTFSQSQALKIHMKSHNKTQGGQPLLCFQKGCSFQCTEKKQLQKHALDAHQIEAVECRHHACGAFFEKQEDMEKHFRTHQAYHCPHCDFSCSNKSYFQQHKRQGHPGKQELNCSFCPFSTLNPVEFDQHVGHFHANEKTQHCPQCNFVTAHKRVLKRHMLMHTGEKPHKCTQCDFRCRDETYLSKHMLTHSNDKQHMCSECGYVTKWKHYLSVHMRKHAGDLRYKCNQCPYRCHRIDQLNSHKLRHQEKSLICEVCAYSCKRKTELRNHMQLKHSTNADPQTPVYQCKFCPYTTKYRQALHNHENCRHTRTRVFRCALCQYTTFSNTGLFLHKKKSHGYVPGDVGWLEKYAEKEKEQNSADLTHNFFSKTAAPQTSDSEYREETGNTKQSNKTVDDSQDMSINDNEDEAIAATIGRTEEITLVRQVSLGIESAREEASNLSEGHPTDKEQCGTPLFTSQTSTESTQMILAETVNIQHTAFDAQVKSHVEFHKLHIIHQNFPEPSIEDDDVNAGCEDQSDSEDQPPVTETVKSREGQHQDNSVEPSASETCLKVMRKQDKDQAKALILEGRVQMLVVQTRDNMYQCSRCSYVTRKQAALIRHCKSSCQVMKAGLRCQDCGMKFKQQRSLNTHRLRKCLSLLRGRKKFDFANSVGKSGSCVGSSENDASIQMQSTTPKSGFLTIQPEPFEVTDSTDSRVQGSAEPEGPQSPIITVVNEEGGKATVRSRNKLAEVEGSVNDETSGYIEDDGRYTCRKCPFSSVRKVTIDRHCATCSGSTHKVRLAKMGEQFELEYNPSDSDHDPEEDGANDSERDSAEEERPQNPKPRFSCPNCPFLCHQKRALASHEIKGCLKPDELQCPHCSFVAKSEKSLNHHIVGHKKDKKATGGKMSGNLQCNLCSFTCKQKRCLAQHVAVKHEGVRPYRCRFCSFSTIRRYRLEAHESLHTGVGRHSCEVCGQTFGTTSRLRLHHQRIHDKQATHFCSLCDYRAYNLNDINRHNLSCHTGDLTYHCSKCNARFSSEVALKQHYNRAHPDANSLSCTQCNFTCSRQAALKAHTQREHSEIKTKGPQDGPEKLSKISITHQCLVCSFSTHKRLLLVQHMLDEHEDGPAEEKTLKCDVCGFSCTHQVVFDQHVRSHGGTCLFKCTECEFSTRNKQKITWHIRIHTGEKPYHCEMCNYACADPSRLKYHMRIHMEERKYLCPECGYKCKWVNQLKYHMTKHTGAKPYACEDCEYRTNRADALRIHRETRHRDVRSFICEKCGKAFKTRFLLKTHQRKHSEERPYVCSICQRAFRWPAGLRHHYLSHTNQLPFNCLHCPYRAKQKFQVVKHLQRHHPDLPVQDGVGKDQETSSMGTQKTWIGEERQEDGQTALEQMQTARDM is encoded by the exons ATGGACCAACAAGAGCCTGGATGTGATGCAGAACAGCTCATGCATGTGGAAAATGATGCAACAG TTTTGTCTCATTTGAAGGAGACGGATATGCCTGTGCAACCTAGAAGCAGGAAAAGTGTAGCCAAAAAATTGAAAGCTTCAACAAAAAAGGGTAAAAAATCTGCCTCCATTACCCATGGAAAGTCTCCATCTAAAG TGGGACATGTTGCTGAAGGCACTGAACACATGTTTCGCACCCACATCTGCTCTGAATGCAGACGCTGCTTCAAGACTCGCTCCCATTTGATAGAACACATGCGCATCCACTTTCCCGACCCCACTCTGCAATGTCCCACCTGCAAACACTATTTCACTAGCAAAAGTAAGCTACGCATCCACATGCTGAGAGAGACGGGACAGAAACTGCACCAGTGTCATCTATGTGAGTACGGAGCAGTGGAACGCAACTCTTTGCGACGACACCTTGCCAGCGTGCATGGGCATCAAGAGGATGATATTCCCAATGGAGAGCTGTTTAAGTGCCCAACTTGCCAAAAGACATTCAGTCAGAGTCAGGCATTAAAGATCCATATGAAGTCTCACAATAAGACACAAGGTGGACAGCCATTGCTTTGCTTTCAAAAAGGCTGCTCATTTCAGTGTACAGAAAAGAAGCAGCTTCAAAAGCATGCATTAGATGCACACCAAATTGAGGCCGTAGAGTGCCGTCATCACGCCTGTGGCGCCTTTTTCGAGAAGCAAGAAGACATGGAGAAACATTTCCGCACACATCAGGCTTATCACTGCCCCCACTGTGACTTCTCGTGCTCAAATAAGAGCTATTTTCAGCAGCACAAAAGGCAAGGACATCCAGGGAAACAAGAACTGAACTGTAGCTTCTGCCCTTTCTCCACCCTCAACCCTGTAGAGTTTGATCAACATGTTGGTCACTTTCATGCCAATGAGAAAACACAACATTGCCCGCAGTGCAACTTTGTAACAGCTCACAAAAGAGTCCTGAAAAGACACATGCTGATGCATACTG GTGAAAAGCCCCACAAATGTACACAATGTGACTTCAGATGCCGTGATGAGACGTACCTTTCAAAGCACATGCTGACGCACTCCAATGACAAGCAGCACATGTGCTCAGAATGTGGATATGTTACGAAATGGAAACACTATCTCAGTGTCCACATGCGTAAGCATGCAGGAGATCTGAG GTACAAATGTAATCAGTGTCCATATCGTTGCCACCGCATTGACCAGCTGAACAGTCATAAACTCCGTCACCAGGAAAAATCCCTGATCTGTGAGGTGTGTGCATACTCCTGCAAGAGAAAAACTGAACTGCGCAACCACATGCAGCTGAAGCACTCCACAAACGCAGATCCCCAAACTCCTGTTTACCAGTGCAAGTTTTGCCCTTACACAACAAAGTACCGGCAAGCCCTGCATAACCATGAGAACTGCAGACACACCCGGACACGTGTGTTCCGGTGCGCGCTCTGCCAGTACACCACATTTAGCAACACCGGGCTTTTCCTGCACAAAAAGAAATCTCACGGATATGTGCCTGGAGATGTGGGGTGGCTTGAGAAGTAtgcagagaaagagaaagagcagAACTCTGCGGATTTGACACACAACTTTTTCTCCAAAACCGCAGCACCTCAGACTTCAGATTCAGAATATAGGGAAGAAACAGGTAATACAAAACAGTCTAATAAGACTGTAGATGACTCACAAGATATGTCTATAAATGATAATGAGGATGAAGCAATAGCAGCCACTATTGGACGAACTGAGGAAATTACTTTAGTACGGCAGGTCAGTCTTGGTATTGAGTCTGCAAGAGAAGAGGCAAGTAATCTTTCTGAAGGACATCCAACTGATAAAGAGCAGTGCGGCACCCCACTTTTTACTTCCCAAACCAGCACGGAGAGCACACAAATGATTCTTGCTGAGACAGTAAACATACAGCACACTGCATTTGATGCACAAGTTAAGAGTCATGTTGAATTTCACAAATTGCATATAATCCACCAGAACTTCCCAGAACCATCAATTGAGGATGATGATGTCAATGCAGGTTGTGAGGATCAAAGTGACTCTGAAGACCAGCCTCCAGTGACAGAGACTGTAAAGAGCAGGGAGGGACAACATCAGGATAACTCTGTAGAGCCCTCAGCTTCTGAGACTTGTCTGAAGGTCATGAGAAAACAGGATAAAGACCAGGCTAAAGCACTCATACTAGAGGGCAGGGTGCAGATGCTTGTTGTCCAGACGCGGGACAATATGTATCAGTGTAGCCGTTGCTCCTATGTGACCAGAAAGCAGGCAGCATTAATCAGGCATTGCAAGTCATCTTGCCAGGTCATGAAAGCAGGACTACGTTGCCAGGACTGTGGCATGAAGTTTAAACAGCAACGTTCTTTGAACACCCATCGCCTCCGGAAGTGCCTGTCACTGCTGAGGGGCAGAAAGAAGTTTGATTTTGCAAACTCTGTAGGTAAATCAGGGAGCTGTGTAGGTAGTTCAGAGAATGATGCATCTATACAGATGCAGAGTACGACTCCTAAATCAGGATTCCTCACAATACAACCTGAACCTTTTGAAGTCACTGATTCTACAGATTCAAGAGTACAAGGTTCAGCTGAACCTGAAGGCCCACAGTCTCCCATTATAACTGTAGTAAATGAGGAAGGAGGGAAGGCAACTGTCAGGAGTAGAAACAAGCTGGCTGAAGTGGAGGGATCGGTAAACGATGAGACCTCTGGCTATATTGAAGATGATGGTAGGTATACTTGCAGAAAATGTCCTTTCTCATCTGTCAGGAAAGTCACAATAGATCGGCATTGTGCAACATGCAGCGGAAGCACCCATAAGGTACGTCTGGCTAAAATGGGAGAGCAATTTGAGCTAGAGTATAATCCTAGTGACTCAGACCATGATCCAGAGGAAGATGGGGCAAATGACTCAGAAAGAGATTCAGCAGAAGAAGAGAGACCTCAAAACCCCAAACCTCGATTCTCATGTCCCAACTGTCCTTTTCTTTGTCACCAGAAGAGAGCTCTAGCAAGCCATGAGATAAAGGGCTGTTTAAAACCAGATGAATTACAGTGTCCGCACTGTTCATTTGTTGCCAAATCAGAAAAATCTCTCAACCATCATATAGTGGGTCATAAGAAAGACAAGAAGGCTACTGGGGGTAAAATGTCAGGTAACCTTCAATGCAATCTTTGCTCCTTTACCTGTAAACAAAAGCGCTGCCTTGCACAGCATGTTGCCGTGAAGCACGAGGGAGTCCGTCCTTACAGATGCCGCTTCTGTTCATTTAGCACAATTCGTCGTTACCGGCTGGAGGCCCATGAGTCCCTGCACACAGGTGTTGGGAGACATAGCTGTGAAGTCTGTGGCCAAACTTTCGGCACCACGTCCAGACTACGCTTGCACCATCAACGCATTCATGACAAACAGGCAACGCACTTCTGTTCACTTTGTGATTACAGAGCATATAACCTCAACGACATCAACCGCCACAACTTGAGCTGCCACACTGGTGATCTTACCTACCATTGCAGCAAATGCAATGCACGTTTCAGCTCCGAAGTAGCCCTGAAGCAGCACTACAACAGAGCACATCCAGATGCTAACAGCCTGTCTTGCACTCAGTGTAACTTCACCTGCAGCCGCCAAGCTGCTCTCAAAGCACATACGCAGCGTGAACATTCTGAAATCAAGACAAAAGGTCCTCAAGATGGTCCAGAAAAACTTAGTAAAATATCCATCACCCATCAGTGCTTGGTTTGTTCCTTCAGCACCCATAAAAGGCTCCTTCTGGTCCAGCACATGTTAGATGAGCATGAAGATGGGCCAGCAGAGGAGAAAACTCTCAAGTGTGATGTCTGTGGTTTCTCTTGCACCCACCAAGTGGTGTTTGACCAGCATGTGCGGTCACATGGAGGAACATGCCTCTTTAAGTGCACTGAATGTGAGTTTTCCACCAGGAACAAACAGAAGATCACGTGGCACATTCGAATCCATACAGGAGAGAAACCTTACCACTGTGAGATGTGCAACTATGCATGTGCTGATCCTTCAAGACTAAAG tatcataTGAGGATTCACATGGaggaaagaaaatatctctgcCCAGAATGTGGCTACAAATGCAAATGGGTTAACCAACTAAAGTATCACATGACAAAACATACAG GTGCCAAACCGTATGCATGTGAGGACTGCGAGTACCGCACCAACCGTGCTGATGCCCTGCGCATCCACCGAGAGACACGCCATAGAGACGTGCGTTCCTTCATTTGCGAAAAGTGTGGAAAGGCTTTCAAGACACGCTTTCTGCTCAAGACACACCAGAGAAAGCACAGTGAGGAACGGCCTTACGTGTGCTCCATATGTCAAAGGGCGTTCCGCTGGCCTGCGGGTCTCCGCCATCATTACCTGTCCCACACCAATCAGCTGCCATTTAACTGCCTCCACTGTCCCTATCGGG